A single window of Leptospira dzoumogneensis DNA harbors:
- a CDS encoding pseudouridine synthase, whose translation MGKEEAGSRLDVFLASRFTYQSRSNWRKILEEGKILVQGKPVKPSYSIKEGDEILYLPGESFEPPIQTDFQILYEDPYYITVEKPGDIPIHSAGRYRKNNLTDLIQEDPRFEKIYTIHRLDRETSGVVIFGKDPESASKLSDLFSKRKIQKTYIAFVWGEFPARLKAKGFLISDPSSLIRKKRKFVHEDSFRKSDVPEEDYETSETIFRKIGEGTFQGIHFSKVYCLPKTGRLHQIRATLYSLGFPLLGDKIYGKDEGTFLEFIEGKDPDLIAKLGMNRQALHSSSLKFIHPFTGIKTKIRSNLPKDFPR comes from the coding sequence ATCGGAAAAGAAGAAGCAGGTTCCAGACTGGATGTATTTCTCGCCTCCAGATTTACTTACCAATCCAGATCCAATTGGAGAAAAATATTAGAAGAAGGTAAAATACTAGTCCAGGGAAAACCTGTAAAACCTTCCTACTCCATCAAAGAAGGGGACGAGATACTTTATCTTCCTGGAGAAAGTTTCGAACCTCCGATCCAAACCGATTTTCAGATTTTATACGAAGATCCTTATTATATCACTGTGGAAAAACCGGGAGATATTCCGATCCATAGTGCAGGCAGATACAGAAAAAATAATCTTACCGATCTCATCCAAGAAGATCCTCGTTTCGAAAAAATTTATACGATCCACAGATTGGACAGAGAGACTTCAGGAGTTGTGATCTTTGGAAAGGATCCCGAATCCGCCTCCAAATTGTCCGATCTATTCTCCAAAAGAAAAATCCAGAAAACTTATATCGCGTTTGTTTGGGGAGAATTTCCGGCCAGATTGAAAGCGAAAGGATTTTTGATATCGGATCCTTCTTCTTTGATCCGTAAGAAAAGAAAATTCGTGCATGAGGATTCTTTTCGAAAATCGGATGTTCCGGAAGAGGATTATGAAACTTCCGAGACGATATTTAGAAAAATTGGAGAAGGTACGTTTCAGGGAATTCACTTTTCTAAGGTATATTGTCTTCCAAAAACGGGAAGGCTCCACCAGATCAGGGCTACTTTATATTCTTTAGGATTCCCATTGCTGGGAGATAAAATTTACGGCAAGGACGAGGGTACATTTCTAGAATTTATAGAAGGAAAAGATCCTGATCTGATCGCAAAACTCGGAATGAATAGACAGGCTTTACATTCCAGTTCTTTAAAGTTCATTCATCCGTTTACAGGGATCAAAACAAAGATCAGATCTAATTTACCTAAGGATTTTCCGAGATGA
- the nhaC gene encoding Na+/H+ antiporter NhaC, which yields MNEKPGFWISLFPLGFLILSLSIAGYLFGSGIAEGPAQILLFSAGAISAGISRLRGISWEKIESTVLDSLRNVLQPILILLLIGALIGIWIRSGIVPALIVWGLELLKPEIFLPSALILSSVVSLATGSSWSTAGTIGVALIGVGAGLGKPLGMVAGAVVSGAYFGDKLSPFSETTNLASSITGVSLLSHIRNMARTTLPTFGICLLAFGFLGWGGSHGETETATGPVISALKAEFQISWVLLLPPLLTFFLIYFRVSAIPSIFIGILSGGVCFILTQSNIYTNSSNFQDAASAAFKNLVSAASEGTKVKTGHVVVDGLLSRGGMSSMLSTVWLIISAMFYAGIMEGGGMTQVLAEKVLNWAKARGSLFAATVFTCMGTNLFCADQYLAIVVPGKMFKEAYSRRGLDPRNLSRCLEDSGTMTSALVPWNSCGSFMAAALGVPTLVYLPYAFLNLLSPLFSLITGWTGWGLAGKDPGSKKELS from the coding sequence ATGAACGAAAAACCCGGATTTTGGATCTCCTTATTTCCTCTTGGATTTTTGATCCTTTCCTTAAGTATCGCAGGATATTTATTCGGAAGCGGGATCGCAGAAGGGCCTGCTCAAATTTTGTTATTCAGCGCAGGTGCGATCTCCGCGGGAATTTCCAGACTCAGAGGGATTTCTTGGGAAAAAATTGAGAGCACTGTTTTAGATTCTCTTAGGAATGTTCTCCAACCCATACTCATTTTACTTTTGATCGGTGCATTGATCGGGATTTGGATCCGTTCCGGAATTGTTCCTGCACTTATTGTCTGGGGACTGGAATTATTAAAGCCTGAGATATTTTTACCATCCGCTTTAATCTTATCTTCCGTAGTTTCTTTGGCGACAGGAAGTTCTTGGTCCACTGCCGGAACGATCGGAGTGGCACTCATAGGAGTTGGTGCAGGGCTTGGAAAACCTTTGGGAATGGTAGCGGGGGCAGTGGTTTCAGGAGCCTACTTCGGAGATAAACTTTCCCCTTTTTCGGAAACCACAAATCTTGCATCTTCCATTACCGGGGTTTCTCTTCTATCACATATTCGTAATATGGCGAGGACTACTTTACCTACATTCGGGATCTGTCTTTTGGCATTCGGATTTTTAGGGTGGGGCGGAAGCCATGGAGAAACGGAAACTGCAACAGGGCCGGTGATCTCCGCATTAAAAGCCGAATTTCAAATTTCTTGGGTCCTACTTCTTCCACCTCTTCTCACATTCTTTCTCATCTATTTTAGAGTTTCCGCAATTCCTTCCATCTTTATCGGGATCTTGAGCGGTGGAGTTTGTTTTATTCTGACTCAGTCAAATATATATACAAATTCTTCAAACTTTCAAGATGCCGCTTCCGCCGCTTTTAAAAATTTGGTCTCTGCCGCCTCGGAAGGTACAAAAGTAAAAACAGGACATGTAGTAGTAGACGGTTTATTGTCCAGAGGCGGGATGTCATCTATGCTTTCCACTGTTTGGTTGATCATCTCCGCAATGTTTTATGCGGGGATCATGGAAGGAGGCGGAATGACCCAGGTTTTAGCGGAGAAGGTCTTAAACTGGGCCAAGGCAAGAGGATCCCTGTTTGCAGCCACAGTATTTACCTGTATGGGAACCAATCTATTCTGCGCAGACCAATATCTTGCGATCGTGGTCCCGGGTAAAATGTTCAAAGAAGCGTATTCCAGAAGAGGATTGGATCCTAGAAATCTTTCCAGATGTTTGGAAGATTCCGGTACCATGACTTCCGCACTAGTTCCTTGGAATTCCTGCGGTTCATTTATGGCCGCAGCATTAGGAGTTCCTACACTTGTGTATCTTCCTTACGCATTTTTAAATTTACTTTCTCCTTTGTTTTCTTTAATCACCGGATGGACAGGCTGGGGCCTGGCAGGAAAAGATCCAGGATCTAAAAAAGAATTATCCTAA